A window of Microcystis aeruginosa FD4 contains these coding sequences:
- the leuB gene encoding 3-isopropylmalate dehydrogenase, producing MTQQYRITLLPGDGIGPEILAVTVEILKVIGKKFDLQFDFQTALIGGAAIDETGNPLPAATLSACKNSDAVLLAAIGGYQWDNLPRQQRPETGLLGLRSGLGLFANLRPATIFPQLIDASSLKREIIEGVDIMVVRELTGGVYFGQPKGIFETETGEKCGVNTMVYLESEVDRIAKVAFEIAQKRSNKLCSVDKANVLDVSQLWRDRVTKMAANYPDVELSHLYVDNAAMQLVRAPKQFDTIVTGNLFGDILSDEAAMLTGSIGMLPSASLGTAGVGVFEPVHGSAPDIAGQDKANPIAQILSAAMMLKYGLNQPLAAASLEKAIEKVLALGYRTGDIFSEGMTLVGCQAMGQAILKVLEGSIPLLP from the coding sequence ATGACCCAACAGTATCGCATTACCCTACTACCCGGCGATGGTATCGGGCCGGAAATCCTCGCTGTCACCGTAGAGATACTGAAAGTCATCGGTAAAAAATTTGACCTCCAGTTTGACTTCCAAACCGCTTTAATTGGAGGGGCAGCCATTGATGAAACCGGCAACCCCCTCCCCGCAGCAACCCTGAGCGCCTGTAAAAATAGTGATGCTGTTCTCTTGGCCGCTATCGGGGGTTATCAATGGGATAATTTGCCCCGGCAGCAAAGGCCAGAAACGGGATTATTAGGCTTAAGATCTGGCTTAGGTCTTTTTGCTAATTTACGTCCTGCCACCATTTTTCCGCAATTAATCGACGCTTCTAGTCTCAAACGGGAGATTATCGAGGGAGTGGATATCATGGTCGTCCGGGAATTGACTGGGGGTGTCTACTTCGGTCAACCGAAGGGGATTTTTGAGACGGAAACGGGAGAAAAATGCGGTGTAAATACCATGGTTTACTTGGAGTCGGAGGTGGACCGCATCGCTAAGGTGGCCTTTGAAATTGCCCAAAAACGCAGCAATAAACTCTGTTCCGTCGATAAAGCTAATGTTCTTGATGTTTCCCAACTCTGGCGCGACCGGGTGACGAAAATGGCCGCTAATTATCCCGATGTGGAACTTTCCCATCTCTACGTCGATAACGCAGCCATGCAGTTAGTCCGGGCCCCCAAACAATTTGATACTATCGTCACGGGCAATTTATTCGGTGATATTCTCTCCGATGAAGCGGCCATGTTAACCGGTAGTATCGGAATGTTACCCTCCGCTAGTTTGGGGACTGCTGGGGTGGGAGTTTTTGAACCCGTCCACGGTTCGGCCCCGGATATCGCCGGCCAAGATAAAGCCAATCCGATCGCCCAGATTCTCAGTGCTGCTATGATGTTAAAATATGGGCTAAATCAGCCTTTAGCGGCAGCATCGCTGGAAAAAGCCATAGAAAAAGTCTTAGCTCTCGGTTATCGGACTGGAGATATTTTCTCGGAAGGTATGACCCTAGTGGGATGCCAAGCTATGGGCCAGGCCATCCTGAAAGTTTTAGAAGGGAGCATCCCGCTTTTGCCATAA
- a CDS encoding helix-turn-helix domain-containing protein, translated as MNESLYKYHRQKLEQLMAEIGCKNLEELSRLSGLSSWQLQRVRHGLIAKLSSESLVKLAKGLQLPVRDLLAHFEIPTMQPEDHSGELKILEQEYQNLQQKLDKQKEELAAEFQRQSIEAIESWLVQWPTAEAVARKNTDLAAVKILSLVKPIMQLLERWGVQPIDSVGDHVSYDPQIHQLIDGQVEIGTPVLVRYRGYRHGEKLLYRAKVSLIKVEMPEIEPAETENVTA; from the coding sequence ATGAATGAGTCCTTATATAAATATCATCGGCAAAAATTAGAGCAGTTAATGGCAGAAATTGGCTGTAAAAATCTGGAAGAATTGAGTCGGTTATCGGGTCTATCTTCTTGGCAATTGCAGAGAGTTCGCCATGGTTTAATCGCCAAATTATCCTCTGAATCTTTGGTGAAATTAGCTAAGGGTCTGCAGCTGCCAGTTAGGGATCTACTCGCTCATTTTGAAATTCCGACTATGCAGCCAGAGGATCATTCAGGGGAATTAAAAATTCTCGAACAAGAGTATCAAAATTTACAGCAAAAATTAGACAAGCAAAAAGAAGAATTAGCCGCAGAATTTCAACGTCAAAGCATCGAAGCGATCGAATCTTGGTTAGTTCAATGGCCCACGGCCGAGGCCGTTGCCCGCAAAAATACTGACCTAGCAGCGGTCAAAATCCTCTCTTTAGTTAAACCGATTATGCAGTTACTGGAGCGCTGGGGAGTGCAACCAATTGACAGTGTCGGTGATCATGTTAGTTACGATCCGCAAATCCATCAATTGATCGATGGTCAGGTAGAAATAGGTACACCTGTTCTAGTGCGTTATCGGGGCTATCGTCATGGGGAAAAACTACTTTATCGTGCTAAAGTGAGTTTAATTAAAGTAGAAATGCCAGAAATTGAACCAGCAGAAACAGAAAATGTCACCGCTTAA
- a CDS encoding SWIM zinc finger family protein, translating into MTIPPINEKIIRQNSTNASYQRGQYYYDNGAVISLWQRGQNLQALVSGSEVKPYRVAIDFNQDNLENVSCSCPYDYEGWCKHIVAVLLTCSRQPELIIKKASLEELLTPIDESKLRKLLNHLVAKHPEIIETIDRFLFPATPVNKAGGKITINVKAYRNTVRNELRQSLRAIEEDYYEEDPISNEIYALVDESQDYYQKGEPDNAIAILEAIISACIEEWDNLEDYGAVNDDLSARIDRVLTAAILSKEFNPQEKQDLKEKIEQWQHEWSADFEMSLAALQQGWDDPVLEKILRGESANFSEMWSGNIPDYAQTLTSIRLEIFEQQEKDQEYLNLALASGQVVEYLTKLVYLDRIDEAMAAAKNMITKNDEAFFFAKALRDESAPESALIIARGGLNFPGNSYYQLALWTSELAQSLGDIDTALAARIKAFQDQPSFSHYQKIESLAGEDWPDLKLDLLDYLREFSGGRSTEAKIDIFLHENLVRDAIKVVSDNSYVQSHLIWRIMDAAATVDPNWVIDHARPPAEKILDEKKADRYEEAIKWLKKARNAFYMSGRREEWQTYRESLIKEHGRKSKFMGLFKHQDLQ; encoded by the coding sequence ATGACTATTCCTCCTATCAATGAAAAAATTATCCGGCAAAATAGCACCAATGCTTCCTATCAGCGCGGTCAATATTATTACGATAATGGTGCAGTTATTTCTCTTTGGCAACGGGGGCAAAATCTGCAAGCTTTAGTGAGTGGTAGTGAGGTTAAACCCTATCGAGTTGCTATCGATTTTAACCAAGATAATCTTGAGAATGTTTCCTGTTCCTGTCCCTACGATTACGAGGGTTGGTGTAAGCATATTGTGGCGGTTTTATTAACCTGTTCTCGTCAACCAGAATTAATTATCAAAAAAGCCTCTCTAGAGGAGTTATTGACACCAATCGATGAAAGTAAATTAAGAAAATTGCTTAATCATTTAGTGGCTAAACACCCAGAAATTATCGAGACAATTGATAGGTTTTTATTTCCAGCTACCCCAGTTAATAAAGCGGGAGGGAAGATAACTATTAATGTCAAAGCTTATCGTAATACTGTCCGTAATGAACTGCGGCAATCCCTGCGAGCGATCGAAGAAGATTACTACGAAGAAGACCCAATTTCTAATGAAATTTATGCCCTAGTGGATGAGTCCCAAGATTATTATCAAAAGGGAGAACCAGATAATGCGATCGCTATTTTAGAAGCAATTATTAGCGCCTGTATCGAGGAATGGGATAATTTAGAAGATTACGGTGCTGTTAATGATGATTTAAGTGCCAGAATCGATCGAGTTCTAACCGCAGCAATTTTAAGTAAAGAATTTAATCCCCAAGAAAAGCAAGATTTAAAGGAAAAGATCGAGCAATGGCAGCATGAATGGAGTGCTGATTTTGAGATGAGTTTAGCAGCCTTACAACAGGGATGGGACGATCCAGTTTTAGAGAAGATTTTACGAGGAGAATCGGCTAATTTTTCAGAAATGTGGTCAGGGAATATCCCCGATTATGCCCAAACATTAACTTCTATTCGCTTAGAAATTTTCGAGCAACAGGAAAAAGATCAGGAGTATTTGAATCTAGCTTTAGCTTCAGGACAAGTGGTAGAATACCTAACTAAGTTAGTCTATCTTGATCGCATTGATGAAGCGATGGCAGCGGCAAAAAACATGATAACTAAAAACGATGAAGCCTTCTTTTTTGCCAAAGCTTTACGCGATGAATCCGCACCAGAATCCGCTCTCATAATTGCCAGGGGGGGTCTAAATTTCCCAGGAAATTCTTATTATCAATTAGCTCTCTGGACAAGTGAACTAGCGCAATCTTTAGGGGATATAGATACAGCTTTGGCTGCTAGAATTAAGGCATTTCAAGACCAACCTTCCTTTTCCCATTACCAAAAAATTGAGTCTTTAGCGGGGGAAGATTGGCCCGATTTAAAACTAGACTTGTTAGATTACTTGCGCGAGTTTAGCGGTGGACGTTCCACAGAGGCTAAAATCGATATATTTCTCCACGAAAATTTAGTTAGAGATGCAATTAAAGTCGTTTCTGATAATTCCTATGTGCAGTCTCACCTAATTTGGCGGATAATGGATGCGGCTGCTACCGTAGATCCTAACTGGGTGATCGATCACGCGCGTCCTCCTGCGGAAAAGATACTCGACGAAAAAAAGGCTGATCGCTACGAAGAAGCGATTAAATGGCTGAAAAAAGCTCGTAATGCCTTTTATATGTCAGGAAGACGGGAAGAATGGCAAACTTATCGGGAAAGTTTGATTAAGGAACACGGACGCAAATCGAAATTTATGGGGTTATTTAAACATCAGGATTTACAATAA